A window of the Lolium perenne isolate Kyuss_39 chromosome 7, Kyuss_2.0, whole genome shotgun sequence genome harbors these coding sequences:
- the LOC127317336 gene encoding uncharacterized protein isoform X2, producing MKRAFANLLLIFIVVGMLSQIFLHREVILGHVYGIGDGRSGHVVAISEEDAGQGCAEPDCQTWRYWRYCRCNSNCSMYITKGEINVHTPFGNMKLSTNKMGGFTCLKKDDGHNMGILK from the exons ATGAAGCGGGCGTTCGCTAATCTACTGTTGATTTTCATTGTCGTTGGAATGCTCTCACAG ATTTTCCTGCATCGGGAGGTCATACTAGGTCATGTTTATGGCATTGGCGACGGCAGAAGTGGACATGTGGTGGCAATCAGCGAGGAGGATGCCGGGCAGGGGTGCGCGGAACCAGACTGCCAGACCTGGCGGTATTGGCGTTACTGCAGGTGCAACAGCAATTGTTCCAT GTACATCACGAAGGGCGAGATCAATGTGCATACTCCATTTGGGAACATGAAGCTGTCCACAAATAAAATGGGTGGATTCACTTGCCTCAAAAAGGACGATGGACACAACATG GGTATACTAAAATGA
- the LOC127317336 gene encoding uncharacterized protein isoform X1 produces MKRAFANLLLIFIVVGMLSQLTLFQFFLQFLGDSTYRWEIFLHREVILGHVYGIGDGRSGHVVAISEEDAGQGCAEPDCQTWRYWRYCRCNSNCSMYITKGEINVHTPFGNMKLSTNKMGGFTCLKKDDGHNMGILK; encoded by the exons ATGAAGCGGGCGTTCGCTAATCTACTGTTGATTTTCATTGTCGTTGGAATGCTCTCACAG CTAACATTATTTCAATTTTTCCTCCAATTTCTTGGAGATTCTACTTATAGATGGGAG ATTTTCCTGCATCGGGAGGTCATACTAGGTCATGTTTATGGCATTGGCGACGGCAGAAGTGGACATGTGGTGGCAATCAGCGAGGAGGATGCCGGGCAGGGGTGCGCGGAACCAGACTGCCAGACCTGGCGGTATTGGCGTTACTGCAGGTGCAACAGCAATTGTTCCAT GTACATCACGAAGGGCGAGATCAATGTGCATACTCCATTTGGGAACATGAAGCTGTCCACAAATAAAATGGGTGGATTCACTTGCCTCAAAAAGGACGATGGACACAACATG GGTATACTAAAATGA
- the LOC139833591 gene encoding uncharacterized protein, with protein MPRVALGVSAALGIGGGGGGGGGGGGWGGPDFEPPPSASGDVASGFFLEGTSREEAETESRAEEDSSRGFETPEEDGRPKALKIRGEARVPDERKEPKTHEAKTLIIPAGTDNWIFPPGVKGRLPSSMIGALLRKFWPGKYYPLGTVPAGEMKLATTWTDYESAPGVGFPTAAEAVMRKFWCFYRVAPEVEEAAANRTLRATCERLTPQCDDGGGLHVGE; from the exons atgccgagggtggccctcggcgtatcggCGGCCCTCGGCATAG gtggaggtggaggtggaggtggaggtggaggtggctggggaggaccggactttgagccaccaccctcggcttcaggcgacgttgcttccgggttctttttggaggggacgtctagagaggaggcggagacggagtctagagccgaggaggactctagccgcgggtttgagactccggaggaggatgggcggccgaaggcactgaagattcgtggggaagcgagagtccccgacgagaggaaggagcctaagacccatgaggcgaagacccttattattcctgctggcactga caattggatatttcctccgggggtcaaggggcgcctgcctagcagcatgattggagctttgcttaggaagttctggccgggcaagtactatcccctcggcactgtcccagctggcgagatgaagctagccactacttggacggactacgagagtgcccctggcgtaggcttcccgacggctgctgaggccgtgatgagaaagttttgg tgtttttatcgtgtggcgcccgaggttgaggaggcggccgcgaacaggactttgcgggcgacttgtgagaggttgacaccgcagtgTG ATGACGGTGGAggactacatgtcggtgagtaa